The Apium graveolens cultivar Ventura chromosome 6, ASM990537v1, whole genome shotgun sequence genome contains a region encoding:
- the LOC141668364 gene encoding tyrosine decarboxylase 1, producing MGSIDNLTSQKLTSQFPMNTLEPEEFRRQGHMMIDFLADYYRKVENYPVRSQVSPGYLREILPDSAPYNPESLETILQDVQTKIIPGITHWQSPNFFAYFPSSGSTAGFLGEMLSTGFNVVGFNWMVSPAATELENVVTDWFGKMLQLPKSFLFSGGGGGVLQGTTCEAILCTLVAARDKNLRQHGMDNIGKLVVYCSDQTHSALQKAAKIAGIDPMNFRAIETTKSSNFQLCPKRLESAILYDLQNGLIPLYLCATVGTTSSTTVDPLPALTEVAKKYDLWVHVDAAYAGSACICPEFRQYLDGVENADSFSLNAHKWFLTTLDCCCLWVRNPSALIKSLSTYPEFLKNNASETNKVVDYKDWQIMLSRRFRALKLWFVLRSYGVGQLREFIRGHVGMAKYFEGLVSMDNRFEVVAPRLFSMVCFRIKPSAMIGKNDEDEVNEINRKLLESVNDSGRIYVSHTVLAGIYVIRFAIGGTLTDINHVSAAWKVLQDHADALLDDAFLSKTKLVNLLS from the coding sequence ATGGGCTCCATCGATAATCTTACATCTCAAAAATTAACTTCCCAGTTTCCGATGAATACACTCGAGCCCGAAGAATTCCGCAGACAAGGCCACATGATGATAGACTTTCTTGCTGATTACTATCGCAAAGTTGAAAATTACCCGGTCAGAAGCCAGGTCTCACCTGGTTATCTTCGTGAAATTTTACCAGATTCTGCCCCATACAATCCCGAATCTCTTGAAACAATTCTTCAAGATGTTCAAACCAAAATCATCCCGGGAATCACACACTGGCAAAGTCCAAACTTCTTTGCTTATTTCCCTTCCAGTGGTAGTACCGCTGGCTTTCTTGGCGAAATGCTGAGTACTGGTTTCAATGTTGTTGGATTTAACTGGATGGTTTCACCTGCCGCTACCGAGCTCGAAAATGTTGTCACCGATTGGTTCGGAAAGATGCTTCAACTTCCCAAATCCTTTCTTTTCTCTGGTGGTGGCGGCGGTGTTTTGCAAGGGACCACTTGCGAGGCCATATTGTGTACACTTGTGGCAGCTAGAGACAAAAACTTGAGGCAACATGGCATGGATAATATTGGCAAGTTGGTTGTTTACTGTTCTGACCAAACTCATTCTGCCCTGCAAAAGGCTGCCAAAATTGCTGGGATTGATCCCATGAATTTCCGTGCAATCGAAACTACCAAATCCTCAAATTTCCAGCTCTGTCCTAAGCGACTTGAATCGGCTATTTTGTATGATTTGCAAAATGGGCTAATTCCATTGTACTTGTGTGCCACTGTTGGGACAACCTCATCAACCACTGTTGATCCTTTGCCAGCTCTTACAGAGGTGGCCAAAAAATACGATTTATGGGTTCATGTTGATGCTGCTTATGCTGGAAGTGCTTGCATTTGCCCCGAATTCCGACAGTATCTTGATGGTGTGGAAAATGCAGATTCATTTAGTTTGAATGCACACAAGTGGTTTTTGACAACATTAGATTGTTGTTGTCTTTGGGTGAGGAATCCGAGTGCTCTCATAAAATCTCTTTCCACATATCCCGAGTTCTTGAAGAATAATGCTAGCGAAACAAACAAGGTGGTGGACTATAAAGACTGGCAAATAATGTTGAGCAGGCGATTTCGAGCACTTAAATTATGGTTCGTATTGAGAAGCTATGGAGTAGGTCAGCTGAGGGAGTTTATAAGAGGGCATGTAGGCATGGCCAAGTATTTTGAAGGGCTAGTAAGCATGGACAACAGGTTCGAAGTTGTGGCGCCTAGACTCTTTTCAATGGTCTGTTTCAGGATTAAGCCGTCTGCCATGATCGGAAAGAATGATGAAGACGAAGTAAATGAAATAAACCGGAAGTTGTTGGAGTCGGTGAATGATTCGGGTCGGATATATGTGAGTCACACGGTGTTGGCGGGGATTTACGTGATCAGGTTCGCCATAGGAGGAACCCTAACAGATATAAACCATGTGAGTGCGGCTTGGAAGGTGTTACAGGACCATGCAGACGCCTTGCTTGATGATGCTTTCTTGTCTAAGACCAAGCTCGTGAATTTATTATCCTAA
- the LOC141663578 gene encoding calmodulin-like protein 30 produces MSLTTYLDMQYNIKFLRKPSRMLSFGSRQNSGSLPVPEPNTDEMRQIFNKFDIDKDGKISHEEYKVIIRAVQKESTSKDVQKIFEVADLDGDGYISYDEFVNVQKKGGVLKMADIQNAFHVFDLNGDGKISGEEVYELMERLGEKCSLQDCRKMVRAVDSNQDGFIDIDEFVAMMTHSAN; encoded by the coding sequence ATGTCCCTTACTACATATTTAGATATGCAGTATAACATAAAGTTCCTTCGGAAACCATCTCGTATGCTGTCCTTTGGCAGCAGGCAGAATTCAGGATCATTACCTGTTCCTGAGCCGAACACAGATGAAATGAGGCAAATTTTTAACAAATTTGACATTGACAAAGATGGAAAGATATCGCATGAAGAGTACAAGGTCATAATAAGAGCAGTGCAGAAGGAAAGCACAAGTAAGGATGTTCAGAAGATCTTTGAGGTTGCTGATCTCGATGGAGACGGATATATTAGTTACGACGAGTTTGTGAATGTGCAGAAGAAGGGAGGAGTACTTAAGATGGCAGATATACAAAATGCTTTTCATGTGTTTGATCTAAATGGTGATGGGAAGATTAGTGGAGAGGAAGTGTATGAGTTGATGGAAAGGCTAGGGGAGAAATGTAGCTTGCAAGATTGTCGAAAAATGGTGAGGGCTGTTGATAGTAACCAAGATGGTTTCATTGACATTGATGAGTTTGTAGCCATGATGACTCACTCTGCAAATTAG
- the LOC141663576 gene encoding putative LRR receptor-like serine/threonine-protein kinase At1g51810 has product MCIPLVLLWLLTIPFSISAAIPQPKGFLLNCGGPEYNAENGLNYIPDHGYVVVGNITSVKKPDVLPILKTLRFFPDIAFRKYCYTFPVIKGGKFLIRTTYYYGDFDGKKEPPVFDQIVDGTRWSIVNTTEDYANGLSSYYEIIVTAHTRSLSVCLAKNEHTVSSPFISALEVIYLEKSLYNSTDFDKYALSMVARASFGSDGDIISYPDDAYNRDWQPFMDKNVAEKSHFNVSTLEFWNIPPAKTFATAITASQAQTLTVKWPQFPLPDSIYYIAFYFQESRSPGPYSWRVFNVCVNGEVFYNSLNVTTTGVSVYSTEWPLEGQVEIVMNPRRDMNVAPLINAGEIFQILPLGGRTVTRDVKVMEKLVKSLQNLPPDWNGDPCLPKQHSWTGVTCSEEKNTRVISLNLTSFGISGTLPKDIANLTAISSIWLGGNQLSGTIPDMRSLKALKSLHLEDNKLEGSIPQSLGVLPKLQEVFLQNNNLSGSIPNNLAYKKEINLQVSGNNLSYGKE; this is encoded by the exons ATGTGCATTCCTTTGGTCCTCCTATGGCTTCTTACCATTCCATTTTCCATCAGTGCTGCCATCCCTCAGCCTAAAG GCTTCTTATTAAACTGCGGAGGACCAGAGTATAATGCAGAAAATGGCCTAAATTACATTCCAGATCACGGCTACGTAGTTGTTGGAAACATTACATCTGTTAAGAAGCCAGATGTTTTGCCTATACTCAAAACATTGAGGTTTTTTCCGGACATTGCATTTAGGAAATACTGCTACACATTTCCAGTAATCAAAGGCGGGAAGTTTCTTATTAGAACTACATATTACTATGGTGATTTTGATGGGAAGAAAGAACCACCAGTGTTTGATCAGATAGTCGATGGAACTAGATGGAGCATTGTTAATACCACTGAGGATTATGCCAATGGCCTTAGCTCCTATTATGAGATCATAGTCACTGCTCACACAAGGTCGTTAAGTGTGTGCTTGGCTAAGAATGAGCACACAGTTTCTAGCCCCTTCATCTCAGCTCTTGAGGTGATTTATCTCGAAAAATCTCTGTATAATTCAACTGATTTTGATAAATATGCTTTATCAATGGTTGCTCGAGCCAGCTTTGGCTCTGATGGAGATATTATAAG TTATCCAGATGATGCATACAATCGGGATTGGCAACCATTCATGGATAAAAATGTTGCTGAAAAAAGCCACTTCAACGTAAGTACTTTAGAATTTTGGAACATTCCGCCAGCAAAGACATTCGCAACAGCAATTACAGCAAGCCAAGCCCAAACTCTCACAGTCAAATGGCCTCAATTTCCATTGCCTGACAGTATTTACTATATTGCATTTTACTTCCAAGAAAGCCGGAGTCCAGGTCCATATAGTTGGAGAGTTTTCAATGTCTGTGTAAATGGTGAAGTTTTCTACAATAGCCTTAATGTTACAACCACAGGTGTAAGTGTTTATAGTACGGAATGGCCTCTCGAAGGGCAAGTTGAGATTGTAATGAATCCGCGGAGAGATATGAATGTTGCCCCTTTAATCAATGCAGGGGAAATCTTTCAGATTCTGCCTCTTGGAGGAAGGACTGTTACTAGAGACG TGAAAGTAATGGAAAAGTTGGTTAAAAGCCTTCAAAATCTGCCTCCTGATTGGAACGGAGATCCATGCCTACCCAAACAACATTCATGGACTGGAGTTACATGTTCTGAAGAAAAAAACACTCGAGTTATCTCCTT GAACCTAACTAGCTTCGGGATCTCCGGGACACTTCCTAAAGACATAGCCAACTTAACTGCCATCTCTAGTAT CTGGCTGGGAGGTAATCAGCTTTCCGGTACAATTCCAGATATGAGATCATTAAAGGCTCTAAAATCCTT GCATTTGGAGGACAACAAACTCGAAGGATCAATCCCTCAATCACTAGGAGTACTCCCAAAGCTTCAAGAAGT ATTCCTTCAAAATAACAATCTAAGTGGCAGCATTCCAAACAATTTAGCGTATAAGAAGGAAATAAATCTTCA GGTCTCTGGAAATAACTTGTCATATGGGAAAGAATAA